TCTGTCACCTAACCAATTCTGTACCTTTGCAAGTCAtgttcctctctgtgcctcagtttctttgtctgtaaagtgggaattCAGACTCACCCCTTTGGGCCAGCTGTGTTATGGAGAGTGATCAGCCCTCCCCATCCTAGGACTTGTGGGAGGATCTTACAAGTGTCTTAATACTCTAATCTGAGGCACGGCTCATGGTGTGGGAGAATGCTGTAGTTGTGACTCCAGGATGATGGCAGGTTgggctccctgcctgccttcatACCTTCCCATCCTTTCTCTCCAGTGACTACCTGTTTAAGCTGCTTTTGATTGGTGACTCGGGCGTGGGCAAGTCATGCCTGCTCCTGCGGTTTGCTGTGAGTAAGAAGCTTCCCATACCATCCATCTGGGGTCCTGGCtggtggctggagggagagggggcaaCCCAGAGCACAGTGGTTGCAAGACCTGGGAGGCCAAGGATGAAGTTGCCGGACCTGCCAGCAACATATCTAACTGAACAAGGGCACAGGGCTGGCAAGTTGGGGTGCTGAGAACTGGGGCTCAGCAGTTAGGAGCTCATCTGAGGCAAGGAACTGAAGGGAGTTTTCCATATGGGCCTCAGACCTGTTCACTCAGGCCATTTCACTGGCCCCTGATCTTCCAGGATGACACGTACACAGAAAGCTACATCAGTACCATCGGCGTGGACTTCAAGATCCGGACCATTGAGCTGGATGGCAAAACCATCAAACTTCAGATCGTGAGTGTTGCTCCTCCCGAAGTCCCTGGTGCAGAGGCATCTGCTTTGGGAGGGAAGGGGCTCTGGGCGTGGAGCCCAGGGCtgacctgcttctctctcctgctgtCTTGTAGTGGGACACAGCTGGTCAGGAACGGTTCCGAACCATAACTTCCAGCTACTACCGGGGGGCTCACGGCATCATCGTGGTGTATGACGTCACTGACCAGGTACTCCTGGGCTCACCATCCCCAGCTTTGCCTCCTCAGCCTCATGGTATTTGGCTTTTGCTCCTTTTTTAACGTTCCCGTCCTCTTTTCCTGATACTGTCTGGAAAGGAGACTGTTCTCAGACTCATATCATAAGGAGAGAAATAGCTATAGAAATGGAAGCTCTGCAGGCCCTGATGTGGGGCCTTAGCAGAACCAGGCCTCACACCTCCTTGTCAGATTTGCCACCTTATTCTAGACCTTCCAGGCACCTGTGTTTTGTGGGAGTTTAGTCAGCTGATTGATTGTTGGGCTGAGCCCATGGCCTCCTGTGTAAAGACACTGTGGAGAAACAGTTGGAGGGCCTTACCTAAGAAAGTGAGGGAGTCCAGTGCTCTGGGCCCAGTGTGAGCAGAGTTCTGGGAGTCCTGTGTCTGCTCTGGAGGCATTAGTCTTCTGTCATTGGCAGCAGTGGTAATGTCAACAGCCAGAAACAGTCCTGCCATGCCGTGTAGTTCACGTGTTCTGCCACAGCCTTTTGATGCTCATAACACTCTAAAGAGGTCTACTTtatattcccactttacagatgaagaattgGGTCAGAGGGGTGAGCTTACTGAGGCCCTGCAGTTaagtgacagagacagaaagccaaGGTCTACTGATTCtgtctgctttgttctttttaaaccTTGTTGCTTAAtggggcccaggccctggggacgTGGCGATGCTTGTGTCATTCTCAGGCCAGGAGGAGTCCCTTCTCTGAGGGGCAGCTGGGCTCTTCGGTTCACCAGTGACTGGTGATGCCTCCTGGACAACAAGCTGTGGGTGAACTGTGCTCCACTCAGACAGAGGTCATCAAGGACCTCTAACTGCCAGATCCTGTGACCTCATCCCAGTTGTTGCCATGAGTGATCTCTCGTGGCTTTTAACTCCGTTCTCTTCACTCTCCTTGAAAAAGTTACTGTCTCTAGCTATCCCACCTCCACCTGCTGCATTAGATTCTCTTTTCAGTGGCTTTGTACTGGTTTGTCGTGTACTGCCCCCTGACCCCTACAGCCCcacattttgttctttcttattgcccccagcctcctcctgacTCCCTGGCCACTTTGTGGTTTagcttctgttttgtgttttgtgattTCTGTGTCTAAACAGCTATCATCATGGGTCTCCTCTGTGTACTACATTCTTTTGGCACTTTATGTCTGTGTTAATTCTCATCTTCACAATATTACCCAGTGAACTAAGTGGAGGGGtcaccattttccagatgaggaaacgtGCTTGGAGATGTGTTTAGTTACTTGCCTGTGATTTCACAGCCAGGAAAGGCAAAGCCAGTGTTTGCACCCAGAGTTCTTTACTTCCCAGTGTACCCATTCCTGCCCCTATATAGCCTCTAGGCCATCTGCAGGCTCCAGACCATCTGCAGACCCAGCATGGCCGGTGTTGGTCTCACCATCTCTTCCTGAACTAGCTCCTACATCCTCATCTTTGTTAACAGCATCCCTGTCAGCCTGCCTAGAAaacttccctcccccatcctatCAGTCCCGGGGCCCCTCTGTTCTCCCTACATCAGCTCTCAGATCCATCCCCTTGTAATAATAGCAGTGATGAGAATAATAGCAGCTTTTGCTAATTAAGTACTTGTTATGAGACAGGCCTGCATTCATTATCTCATGCTCACAACAGCCCCCTGGGGAGGTACTGTTTTAtagaagtgaggaaactgaggtccagagaggtcaGGTGACAGATCTAAGGTCATACAGTAAATGGCAGAAGCAGGGCTTCACCCAGGGTGGTCTGACTCTAAATCCTGTGCCCTTCCCTACCTTGTTTTCTGGCTCAGGGCACATCTTCTCTTCCCTGGATTATTCCACCCACCTCCCAATTGGTCTCCATCTTGCTGGTCTGATCTGGCCTCTGCACTCCTGCCAGGACTATCTTTCCAGAACACAGGTGTGCTCCTGCTGCTCCCTTCCTAAGAAAACCTCCACTGGCTCCTGGTTGTCTAAGATTTAGCCAGGCTGAGCCGCTCCATGCTGgggcctgcctcctctccctctccttccttacTCAGGGCCTGCATCCCAGCAACATTGagcttctcctcctccccagagacACCACACCCCTTCCTTTCTGTGACCTGGTGTATGTCAGTTCCTCCTCTTGCACCTTTCCCCGTCCCTCCACTTGCACCCACACAAGGGTGGTTCATCCCCGTAGGTATAGGTCCTCTGTATCCTCCCAGGCAGAGATGGTCTCGGAGCTCCAGCAGCTCCTGCCATCTATCCCTGAGCCCTTATCACCCTGTCTGGCCATTGTGTGTATCCTAGTTTGGTCCTCCACTGTCCACTTGAGTGCTTTAGGGCAGGGCCCAGGCATGATTCCATTAtttgtccccagtgcccagcacagggccagccTGGGACATGGCAGGAGGTATATGTTTGAACCCAGTGTGATATCACCAGACCTTGGGTTCCTAAGAAGGGAAAGTGTCTCTAGCTTGAATGTGTTCCTAAAAGTTCTGTCCTTTGTCTCTGTGCTgagggatggggggtggggagtggcaggCTGCCGAGAGAGCCAGGCTGAGTGAGGAGGCTGTTGGTGCCAGAAGTAGGACGAATGTTAGCCCCTGTTCCCAAAATACCAGTCTCACACAGGCCAGGTTCTCCTCTGTGAGGACCCTCCACCGATCATGGGGCTCCAAGAGTTCAAACCTTAAAGGGACTTCAGGGCCACTGTGGGAACTTTGCCATTCTTGCTAAACTGTTaccctctgtttctgtcttctctctagCTTGTCTCTCTTCTGATGCCATTTGCTCCCCTTGTGTGGTTAGGCCTTTTCTGTGTCTTAGGGAGAGATGAGCAGCTGCAGGAAGCAGAGCTGGCTGGCCCTTGGCATAGGCTGTTTAGTGTTGGGGCTGTTGGCAGACAGCCGGGGCTCCACGGGACCTGGCTTTTGGGGTCTcagacaggaaggcagggaggcacGCTAAGCCTGGAGGAGCTTCCTCTGGCTTCCTGAAGCCCGGGCTCCTGCCTCTCTCAGGAGTCCAGGACATTTCCCTTCCCATCAAAGCCCCTGTTCTCCAGGCCTAGGGTAAGGTGGGAGTTGGGAGCAAAATAACTTTTGACCTGGTTGCTCTAGGAATCCTATGCCAACGTAAAGCAGTGGCTACAGGAGATCGACCGCTATGCCAGCGAGAATGTCAATAAGCTCCTGGTGGGCAACAAGAGCGACCTCACCACCAAGAAGGTGGTGGATAACACCACGGCCAAGGTGAGCAGGCCCCAGTCAGGCTGCCCTGGGTGCCCTGGGGcctgctgcccctcaccccctctcccctcctcttctctcctctccccttgtTAGGAGTTTGCAGATTCCCTGGGCATCCCCTTCCTGGAGACGAGTGCCAAGAATGCTACCAATGTCGAGCAGGCGTTCATGACCATGGCTGCTGAAATCAAAAAGCGGatggggcctggggcagcctcGGGGGGTGAGCGGCCCAACCTCAAGATTGACAGCACCCCCGTGAAGCAGGCTGGTGGCGGCTGTTGCTAGGAGGGGCTTGTGGGGTGGGACAGGAGGGGGCACCTTCTCCAGATGATGCCCCTGGAGGGGGGCAAGAGGTGCCTCCCTATGCTGGGGCATTTGAATCTGTGGCTTTGGGGTGTCCCGGGCTTCCCATCTCCCTCTGGCCCATCTGCCTGCCACCCTGAGCTCTGGTTCTGTCAGGACCCCCAAAGGAGGACACCCAGGACCTGTGGCTGGGGTAGGGGTGTGGGCTTGCTCTGCTGCTGCCTCTAGGTGACTTTAAACAATACCCCACCACACACCTTTCTTTGGGATGAGggctcctctgtctccctcccctgtcccccatGTATGCTGCAGTGGATTTCTCTCCTtaccctctcccttctcttccctgcacCCCCCTTCCCCAAGAGCCATGggcctccctggcctctactGCCCCTGGCTGCAGTCCGCGCATGGGGCCAGGAATGGGACCAGGGCATCCAGGGCCTGGGATCCGGGGCCCTGGGCTGGACCTCAGGACGGGCGTGGGGCCACAGGGGCCCAGCAgcccacttcctctcctccctgcctccttcccacccttcccACACTCACCCCTCTAGCCGTCCAACTGCGGTGGGGTCTGAGCACATCTagggcaggtgggtgggcagcCGTGCTGGGCCTGTGTCTTAAGCCCAGAGGAAGCCTGCTCctgccaccccctgccctgccagaGCCAGGCCCATGTGCTGCCTGCCCACCGTGCCCCTTTGTCCCCAAGGCAGGCGCAAGGCAGGCGGAGGCGGAAGGCCCACCGTGCCAGAGGCTGGGCATCAGCCTTAACCCTCACTCTGCCGGCACCTCTTCCCTGTCCCTGAGGCAGCACATCTGACTTATTCTCCCTCTTCCGTCCCTTGGAGCCTGTGAGGGCAGATCCTCATTGCCTGTCGCTACTTCTCTGGGAATGCGGGTGCATCCCAGGGTTGGGGGGGCCTCTCCACTTACCCCCTCCCACCTGGGATCCTAGCCCCCTGCCCTCTGACACAGCTTCTTCCTGCAGAAAAACAAACCTCTGGTCTCTACCTGAGAAGCCATGTACCTGTGCTGTCTCTTGCCTGTCCCACCCgtgccctgccctccagcttgTATTTAAGTCCCTGGGCTGCCCCTTGGggtgcccccccaaccccaggatcCCCTCTGGTGTTGTGTCAGGCATTTTGCAAGGAAAAGCCACTTGGGGAGAGAtggaaaggacaaaaaaataaataaatttccacTGGCCCTCGGGTGAGCCGAGGGTTTTTGCAAGGAAGTTGTGGTGGTTGAGTGTGGTCTGTGGTGGGAGCCGCCTTGAGAGGAGTGGAGGGCTGGAGCCTTGGATTGGGTGGGCTACACAGGGGTCCTGGCTTGGGCTGTGTCCTAAGGTTGCTGTTGGAAATCCTTGACCCATTTCCTGAAGCCAGGAGAGGTGCCTGCTTGTGCTTCTGTGGTTTGTCCCCAAGGGCCCAGCACGGTTccggcagggaggagggcaggccgCCATCAGCTAGTACCTGGTGAGCCCGGCAAACACCCACACCGGCACAGACCCAGGACGTGGAGTTGGGCCGCAGCTAGAGGCGCCGCGGGGCTGCCAATGTGTCCATGGTGCCTGGCCCGCATCCCTGTCAGCCCCCTGGCTTAGCCACCTCTCCCGGTCTCATTCAGGGTTCAAGCCAGGTGTCTGTACCCCCTTGGGTGGTGACAAGTGCTTTACCCGTGGGACCTCGGTCCAACCTCCATAGCCAGTGTATAAGGGCAGGGGTGTGTGCCCGTCTTAGTAGACCGAGTGTGACTGTGATGGGTGCGTTGTGTTATGCggtgggagggtgaggggccgggggtgggggggggtaaTGCTAGGAATATGCGTCCATGCTTACGTGTCCCTGAGGTTGGGGCGGGGGTGGCACCCGGACCGGCAGGCGGAGGGGCGCACAGAGACCCAGCCCCGCCCGAGGCCGCTCGCacggcggccccgcccccggctccgCCCCGCGGGCTTCGCGGGCTGGAGAGAGCGAGCCGCGGGCGAGGGATCGCAGGATGAGCGATCGGGGCCCGGGCAGCCGGCAGCGGTCGCGCCCCCCGAGCCCACCGGCCCGCGCCCCGCGCGCCCCACGGCCCCGCGGCCCCGATCCCGGCCGCGCCGCCCGCGTCTCCCGAGCCCGCGCCCGAGCCCTGCGGGCCATGCACGGC
This Camelus ferus isolate YT-003-E chromosome 10, BCGSAC_Cfer_1.0, whole genome shotgun sequence DNA region includes the following protein-coding sequences:
- the RAB1B gene encoding ras-related protein Rab-1B isoform X1: MNPEYDYLFKLLLIGDSGVGKSCLLLRFADDTYTESYISTIGVDFKIRTIELDGKTIKLQIWDTAGQERFRTITSSYYRGAHGIIVVYDVTDQESYANVKQWLQEIDRYASENVNKLLVGNKSDLTTKKVVDNTTAKEFADSLGIPFLETSAKNATNVEQAFMTMAAEIKKRMGPGAASGGERPNLKIDSTPVKQAGGGCC
- the RAB1B gene encoding ras-related protein Rab-1B isoform X2 — encoded protein: MWPLLLTFQWDCLFLKLSSLLGHSPYGDYLFKLLLIGDSGVGKSCLLLRFADDTYTESYISTIGVDFKIRTIELDGKTIKLQIWDTAGQERFRTITSSYYRGAHGIIVVYDVTDQESYANVKQWLQEIDRYASENVNKLLVGNKSDLTTKKVVDNTTAKEFADSLGIPFLETSAKNATNVEQAFMTMAAEIKKRMGPGAASGGERPNLKIDSTPVKQAGGGCC